A portion of the Homalodisca vitripennis isolate AUS2020 chromosome 2, UT_GWSS_2.1, whole genome shotgun sequence genome contains these proteins:
- the LOC124355658 gene encoding uncharacterized protein LOC124355658, whose product MRIDDLEQYSRVNSVEIHGIPQQKNEDVVAVVKEVGKALDLEFTNSMIDNCHRLGRRPGPNSPQPGIVVKFVRRLDKEELLRKRRVKSNFSTRHMNLSMDQPIYINEALSQARRRLLAAARQVKKEKSFKYLWVRGGKIFLRKEEMAPVFQVTCQADLDRF is encoded by the coding sequence ATGCGTATTGACGACTTGGAACAATACTCTAGAGTAAATTCTGTGGAGATACATGGCATCCCTCAACAGAAGAACGAAGACGTAGTGGCGGTCGTAAAGGAAGTTGGAAAGGCGCTCGACTTGGAGTTCACAAACTCGATGATTGACAACTGTCATCGCTTGGGAAGGAGACCTGGCCCGAACAGTCCGCAACCAGGAATTGTGGTCAAATTCGTTCGACGTCTGGACAAAGAGGAACTGCTGAGGAAGCGCCGTGTCAAGAGCAACTTCTCCACCAGACACATGAACCTCAGCATGGACCAGCCCATTTATATAAATGAGGCTCTATCACAGGCGAGAAGGCGTCTGCTAGCGGCGGCGCGACAAGTTAAgaaagaaaagagcttcaagtaTCTCTGGGTTCGAGGTGGAAAAATTTTTCTCAGAAAGGAAGAGATGGCACCAGTGTTTCAGGTGACTTGCCAGGCGGACTTGGATAGGTTTTAG